The Erigeron canadensis isolate Cc75 chromosome 1, C_canadensis_v1, whole genome shotgun sequence genome segment CGGGGTGCCCCCGTTTGGAGAGCAGAAGCGGTTGTTGGACAAACTGCGAACAGTGAACACCCCGTCGCCTAGGCTCAGAATTGAAAATGCGGTGGCCGGGGTGTTGTTGTTATTGTCGGCATCAACCACTATCCAGTCATTATTCCGTAGAAACCTGCCAAAGTACGGATTAAATATACGGTAGGTTGATGCTTCAAGAGTAGGCCTGACTTCTAAAGCAACGCGTAGGTTTCCAATATCCCTGCCTGCATCGAACCTAAGATAGTTAACTCTGCTGACGACCTTAGCGTAAGCCCAGTGGTCTCTTCGATCCAGGGATACTAACGAGATTTGAGAAGGAAGCAACGCCAGCGTTTCCCAATCAGCCAAATGGAAGAAACTTGACCTCGAGGAAATTGACACACCCCACGGGTCCGCAGTTACCCATGCATCACCATATAGGGTACTGTTGAGTGCCCTGAATGTATATTGAACTCTATCCAACCAAGGAATTTGCCCATAAGCGAAAAGGGTGCACCGGGCATCATTTGTGTCCTCCACCGCTTCATCTGCAATTGCACTAATCACCACCCGATTGCCGTCTTGATGTGGCAACCAATACTTGTTGAAGTTGGATCTTATGTGCACTGCCCCGACAACCCGTTGTGACGGCTCTACAGCAAACATTGCACCTGGACTCGAAAAACCTCCATCCCAATGCAGGAAGCCTGCTCTTGTGCAGTTCAAATATGGACTCGAAAGGGTGGTTTGTAACACGAAAAAGCTGGGAATAAACGACatgattatatttagtagtaTGTTTTACAATAATGCTAGCTtgatatatatggatatataagTGGGGATTTATGGGTAGTGAAATACCAACTCGATCGTCACTTATTTATAGACACGGTCAGACCACAGAAATGAATGCCTATAATAATTCTAGCTTAATTAGCTTATTGGATAATTTAATTACTACTAACTAATAACAACATCATATTTTGGCCTTTTCAATTATTGGATAACTAATTACTAACTAATAATTCTAGTTTTTTAAAGTTATCCCAATTTAACTAATCAAGTTAAGGAGATCTTGACATTTGCATGAAAATcaaagggtcaagatttaaaacttatctttaaattttaacccttgattttcatctaaGGCCGGGTTAAGATCCTATCAATTTAACTAGTCAAGTTTGGATAACTTTAGATAATCCTTTCCCTTTCATTTATATGTATGAAACAcgtttttttgtttcatatagATCTAGATTTTATAATGGATAATTGATAAGTAGGACCAATGTGTTTTTGCCTTATCATCAATTGTTCAAGGAGAGAtcgttttttctttgtaatgaAGTTTGGACCACTTTACACATAAAACATGTGGTATATTAAATATCTATAacattttgatgttttttcAGTCTTCTAAGTATAACAACACAATCAACAATCTACAATATCGTACGTGTTGATTCTTTTTATTTGAAGGTTATGAATATTTTGTATTATATTAGATATGAATTCATGCAGATATATGTCGATCGACTTCAATAAACGTGAAATATGTAGGGGAGAACGTTCCCtttgtatatatagtttgattagttaCAAGATATAacttttgtgttttgtattttgcAAAAGCTAACAAGGGTCCAGTTTTTCGTAACCATTTTATAAGATTCCCGTTACATTTGGATTAAGGTGGGACTTCAACTTTGattcaaatataattttaagGTTAATTTATTTTGTCTCAGTAAGAGTTTTACATATTGTCCCTAAGGGACAACTTGATGGTAAAAAGGTTCAAATCTTGCAATGTACAATATATTAACTCTAAAAGAAATATCAAAAATGAACAACTTAGCGTAGTTTTTTTAACGGGGGGACACATCGATCACCTTATGGTGCATCGTCATTTTGATATCTATTTAGTTAAAGACTTCGAATATTCTAGATTTTGAGTTTGATTCTTAGTCGGAGCAATATGCTCCCTGGGTTGAAGACGAGGCTTTCTAGGAAATCTTAGAAATGGGGGTTAGCTTGCCTCAAGCATCAAACTAACAACGGATGGTTACAATGTCATAAGACTTTGAGGATTTATGAATAGACAAAGTCACTAAGGGCAaacatttaatttgttgtttttaaaaataacaacgGGAATTATATAACAAAAGCGAAGgtgtattaaatttataaaagtactAAGAATACCTCTTAACCAATACACACTTCACAAGAACCCTTGCATTAACTCAATCTAGTAATGTATATAACTATAAAGTGGTTGTATGTTATCagaactttttaattaaacttcTTTAAAAGCTAATTAAAGGCCGTATTCACTTGGTCTAGCGAAAAGCTTTGTAAAATCTAGGttctaaagttaaaaaatgggaatattaaaaagaatactTGTTTAGAAGTTTGATCACATAACAATAGTTACTAAAAAATCgagagagaaaaataattgaGAGGATGATGATACGAAGTTGTTGGCAAGATGTTGGGTGCATTAGTCGTAGGACCCAATCGTACATAATAGGCAATCCGATGGTGTTTTTTGGGCTAAAGTGGTTAAGATGTTCAACAAAGAAACGTAACACCCAGAGCGTCATTAAACCCAAATACATGGCAAATGGAACACGATTAGTACTTATATTCGAATGCAACAAGATGCATTGTAACGGGTCGAGATTAGAGATGTCATGATTTTTTTTGGCGAAACTGATTCCTATGGTTTGCGAGACAAGACTTGAAGGCTCATATGAAGTATCGGAAATACTTGCACAAGGAATTCGGGAGCAAGTTTTATGCGGAGGCGGCTAGCGACGAGGAGGACGAGCCTAACGACGacgagtagtttgtttatttgtatatgtttaggtgtacttttttaattttagttgtaatgtttaattgtaatgttttaaatttagttgtaatgtttatttttaaataaaaattaagttaaatttatttttttagataaatataaaataaaataaataaaagttgaggaagaggtgtTATTCGTAGTAAATGTGAAAGACGTGgatgagaagagagaaaaactgaTATAACAGTGTAAAGGAAGTGTAGATAAGATCTCTATGAGGAAAAACTTAATCAACTAACATACAAAAAATTCAATATAGTGGGGAGTTCCTAGTCCTAATAATGTATTCCATTTGTCCTATTTTAAATGTCATAgggtgatttttattttttttttcctttttaatttcaacagtaaatatttatatttttgtaatatataacaCTTGTTATAAAACATAcgtaaaaattaaattttacacctattttttaataatataaattttattaataattatattaaatacaaataaaaatatatacatgatcGATTAATgcaaaatacttaaaaaatcaaacaaaatataGTTGCTCCGTAATAAAATTAGAACGGTCCAAGCCTCtttcaaacataaaaaaaatgtggttcATTGGTCCCCTGTTCAAGAAATGGAAAAAAGAAAACGTGCTTCACTAGTGATCAATACAGAAAAAAATTATAGTAGTCCAAAGATAATGATCGATCATTGAATATCGACATATCGTGTGGTCCAAACTTCTTACAACACCGAACAAAAATGGCTAAACTTGTTTGGACGCAAACAATAATGTTACCTATACTTCTCTACAATCCATTATGCACTAATAAATCATGCATAAATCTATACTTATCAACAATCCATTATGTATTAATAAATCATGCATTATATGTTCTACGTATATACGTATACATCTATCTATAAATAAGTGTCAAGTTGGTATGTAATTTACCACCAAATCCACCCACCCGGCCAGCAGCAGTCGATCACATAGCATTAGCTAATCACTACTCTCGTACCATACCATACATACTCGATCGAACCATAATGGCATTGCTTCCGAGCTTTTTCGTGATGCAAGCGACTTCCGGAGGCCCATACCTGAGCGTACCTGAAGATCTCCCGGCAAGTGTTCCATCGGGTTTTCTAAAATTCCATGAAAAACAAATCTGGAGTCCTCGTGCCAAGTTTGAAGCCGAGCAAGCCAAGACCGGGGATGGCACACTAGTCAACATAAGATGTTGCTACAACAACAAGTACTTAACGGTTCATAAAACCGACGATGACGGCTACTGGGTCATCGCGTCCGCAAACGAGCCACAGGAAGACCAAACAGACCCCTCATGCACCTTGTTCCAACCTCAAACAGGAGAACAAGGTCGTGTGTGTTTATTTAGTGTTGGGATGTCCAAGTATGCGACCGCCTCGACAGGCGGCGCAGATGATACGGACTGGGCCGACGGG includes the following:
- the LOC122587057 gene encoding uncharacterized protein LOC122587057, whose protein sequence is MSFIPSFFVLQTTLSSPYLNCTRAGFLHWDGGFSSPGAMFAVEPSQRVVGAVHIRSNFNKYWLPHQDGNRVVISAIADEAVEDTNDARCTLFAYGQIPWLDRVQYTFRALNSTLYGDAWVTADPWGVSISSRSSFFHLADWETLALLPSQISLVSLDRRDHWAYAKVVSRVNYLRFDAGRDIGNLRVALEVRPTLEASTYRIFNPYFGRFLRNNDWIVVDADNNNNTPATAFSILSLGDGVFTVRSLSNNRFCSPNGGTPYLRADQQTMTNQTRFRILERVLERTISNIVYRLQDARIHQVQNLEVTTAFATNNTNTQDEMTVTFTIEDSHTTTFRSTHSVTLSVTTTLNVTFIPVILTGTIETRAEYNFTQEWEETRTRTTTRSLEYKVMVPPFSRRRVTLVCREAACDVPYNYTQHDLLPDGRRVSINKDDGVFHGVNTFDFDVESSDVFEDALGRMYV